Proteins encoded within one genomic window of Apis mellifera strain DH4 linkage group LG1, Amel_HAv3.1, whole genome shotgun sequence:
- the LOC725747 gene encoding SNAPIN protein homolog codes for MDVDTASDNTSIDDKIDDFCENPTRDALTEGLMSLLKPTVDQLDERIRATRICQIELKQRIESLTEELQRINEALQCPLETDSYVKKLINAKHKITIVSNILQSTQERLNKIHQAVEKNTAKRKALLDHSSSYGNTSNILNKEEVEIEQETNISKEHE; via the exons ATGGACGTGGACACAGCAAGTGATAATACGTCTATCGATGACAAGATAGatgatttttgtgaaaatccAACGAGAGATGCTTTGACAGAAGGTCTTATGAGTCTTCTGAAACCTACAGTGGATCAATTAGATGAAAGAATTCGTGCCACAAG GATATGTCAAATAGAATTAAAGCAGAGAATTGAATCATTGACAGAAGAATTACAACGAATCAATGAAGCATTGCAATGCCCATTGGAAACTGATTCTTatgttaaaaagttaattaatgcTAAACACAAAATTACCATTGTCAGTAACATTTTACAAAGTACACAAGagcgattaaataaaattcatcaagCAGTGGAGAAGAATACAGCAAAGAGGAAAGCTTTATTGGATCACAGTTCTTCATATGGAAATAcctctaatattttaaataaagaagaagtgGAAATAGAACAAGAAActaatatttctaaagaaCATGAATGA
- the LOC102654014 gene encoding hemK methyltransferase family member 2 has protein sequence MNTPIVKLSDKDLESVYEPSEDSFLLIDALEADLEVLKVTKPVMCLEIGSGSGIVITALAMALKIYCQSYYLAIDININACKVTKKTAAQNLVEIDTVQMDLLSFLRSDCVFDIIVFNPPYVVTSDDEILNRQILFKTWAGGKSGRKVMERVFPKIPDILSDTGTFYLLVIKENDPEYILRTFMDLNMSGKIILERKIRGEHLYILRFKKIK, from the coding sequence ATGAATACACCGATAGTTAAATTATCGGATAAAGATTTGGAATCAGTTTATGAACCATCAGAGGATTCTTTCCTCTTGATAGATGCCTTAGAAGCTGATTTAGAGGTCCTAAAAGTTACAAAACCTGTGATGTGTTTAGAGATAGGTAGTGGATCTGGTATTGTAATTACAGCATTGGCAATGGCATTGAAAATATACTGCCAATCTTACTATCTTGCAAttgacattaatattaatgcgtGTAAAGTTACAAAAAAGACTGCTGCGCAAAATTTGGTAGAGATAGATACTGTACAAATGGATTTATTAAGTTTCTTACGTAGTGATTGTGTTTTCGATATCATAGTATTTAATCCACCATATGTGGTGACCAGTgatgatgaaattttgaataggCAGATATTGTTTAAGACTTGGGCAGGTGGTAAAAGTGGTAGAAAGGTTATGGAGCGAGTATTTCCTAAAATTCCCGATATTCTGTCGGATACAGGGACATTTTATCTATtggttattaaagaaaatgatcCTGAATACATTTTACGTACATTTATGGATCTAAACATGTCaggcaaaataatattagaaagaaaaataaggggagaacatttgtatatattgcgttttaaaaaaataaagtaa